GCTGGAGCAGATCTGCGCGGGATTAGGCCTGCACCCGCGGCCCGCGGAAGTCTTGCTGAGTTTGTCGGCATCCCTGGGCTTGGTGGAGCGGGACGGCGCACGATGGAAACTGGCCGCCGTGGGGAGTGAATTCCTGCACCAATCCTCGCCCTGGAATCTAGGCCCTTACTTCACCAGCCTGAAGAACCGCCCGGTTTGCCAGGATCTGATCCAAGTGTTGCGTTCGGGCAAACCCAGCTCCTTCGGCAGCTTCAAAGATGAGAAGGCCTGGGCCCAAGCGATGGAGAACGAAGTCTTCGCCCGCCAGTTCACCGCGGCCATGGATGTCCGGGGCAAGTACCTGGCGCCCGTGCTGGCGCGGAAAGCGTGTATCCACGGCCGCCGTCGGCTGCTTGATGTCGCCGGGGGATCCGGGATTTATGCCTGCGCCATGGTGGATGCGCACCCCGGACTGGAAGCGCTGGTGTGGGAGAAAAGTCCGGTGGATCGTTTGGTGGAGCGGTGGGTCGCGGAGCGGGGTTACGCGGGAAGGGTGAGGGTGGCGGAAGGCGATATGTTTCACGACCCTTTTCCGGAGGGATGCGACGCTCATTTGTTTTCGAATGTGTTGCACGATTGGGATGCGCCCGTCGTGCGGGATCTCTTGGAACGGTCTTGGCGAGCCTTGCCCTCCGGAGGCGTGCTGCTCATTCACGACGTGCATCTGAACGAGGACAAGACGGGGCCATTCCCGGCGGCTGCGTATTCGGCCCTTTTGATGACGATCACCGAGGGGCGCTGTTACTCCGTGGGTGAATTGCGCGAAT
This portion of the Verrucomicrobiota bacterium genome encodes:
- a CDS encoding methyltransferase, yielding MRALMGSAISMEMAAEVLMLRSISPGFRSRANPFRIHLWQKLVPAAVASPRCVMLDDSPASRSAPLSDPLALFRLRDGLYAVDLIGAAIAGFDFYTCLGKAPGTLEQICAGLGLHPRPAEVLLSLSASLGLVERDGARWKLAAVGSEFLHQSSPWNLGPYFTSLKNRPVCQDLIQVLRSGKPSSFGSFKDEKAWAQAMENEVFARQFTAAMDVRGKYLAPVLARKACIHGRRRLLDVAGGSGIYACAMVDAHPGLEALVWEKSPVDRLVERWVAERGYAGRVRVAEGDMFHDPFPEGCDAHLFSNVLHDWDAPVVRDLLERSWRALPSGGVLLIHDVHLNEDKTGPFPAAAYSALLMTITEGRCYSVGELREWLGALGFIGFRFEQTAADRSVVSVIKA